The genomic region ATGCAGGGCTTGAGGAGAGAGGGACCACCTGCCACCGCCGGTGCATTGAGGTCGCCGTGGAAGAAAGCAATGCACCAGAAGAGGAAGCCGAAGAAGAGCCAGGAGACCAGGAAGGCGGCCGAGAAGATCATCAGCATGTATCGCCAGCGCGTGTCCACACAGGTGGTGAAGATGTCGGCCATGTAGCGCTGAGATTTGTTGCTCAGGTTGGCAAAGTAAACGTTGCACTGGCCGTTCTTCTTCACAAAGCGGTTGCGGTGCTTCCGCCGGGGAGCGTGGCCCTTCCCGTTCCGGCTGTGCCCGTTCATGCTGCCCAGCGCAGAGACCTTCTGTCCATCCTCTTCGGTTGACACGATGCTGTAcctgggaagagaagaaacaggTGCTTCCATCAGGAATTCATGAAAGATAACAGCAACCACTGAGACAGCAAGGGCAGGAGACGTGGGTGGCTCACAGGGCTACGGTACCACCCTGTGGGATTTCACAACGGCACGATTCAGTGATTCTTGCACCATGGTGCCAACCTGACCAAAATGGTGGAGATCAGCCACAACGTTTGCTGAGTGTTGCTGCCAGGAGGTTGCATCTAGCAAAGTCCTGACAgggcagcaaagcagcagcagcttgtaGCTCTGTGGTACCTTCCAGCCTTTATGGTGAGGGGGGATGCAAGGTTTTGAAACCtgacagcagctgggacagccaggAAGCCTGGGAGCAAGCACCTGCAGCCTGACCACATTTTGGCCCTCATATAATACAAGGCTGGGAGTAtctattttctcctctgctctgctcactgATTTCATGGTATGTGGTGACAATGTTTATACACATCCTGCACTCAGGACAATTCTGTTGCCACAGCAACATGTGTGTCTTCCAGCATCCTTTATCTAAAGCCAAAGGTGTAATTTGGAAATCAACAGCCAAAGCACTGGCAGTTTCCTTGGCAGAAGCTACACACACACTTTCTGAGAGATCTTTGCCCCTCTGGCTACCCTCCCTCGCTCTGACACTGCCCCTCGTCATGCTGTGACAGTTGCAGATATTCCTTAGAGATGTGGTGGCAGGAGATGTTCTGACCACCGAGGAAGTCAAGAGGGTGCACTGAAGCACGAAGACTGCTCTGCTCTCATGCCTGACAAGCTGCAGCCTCATAGGACCCTGGGAGTTTCTCTCTCCCACACCATAGTGTTGACATGTCAGCTGGAGCCCTCCATCCACATCTCACAGCAAAGACAGCActggtggctggagctgtgattCCTGGGAACATGGggcttctgcagtgctgctggaatcTGTAATTTCTGGCCCAGCACTATGCAGTGCTTTGCTTCTCCTCCATAGTATTCCTCCAAGCACTACCCCTACAATATGGCATGCTTTGGATtggagaaggagagaggagtCACCCCTCAGAACAGGAAAGCCGCTGGCAGGTAATTTGAGAAGAATATATCAAAAGGCAGTCTGAAGTTAGGGTCTGAGGGGCCAGATGAGGAGGACCAGGtcactcccagagcagcagcaggtctTGAAAGGAGGGTTACTCACCGATTGACTCGGACGCTGCCCATGGCTCGCTCTGTCATCGGATGTCAGGGGGCCGCGGGAGCTGGCGGGGCGTGGGCACTCATGCAGCAGCACTCACGTGGGACTGGGCAGCTCCAGGTTTCACCTCTGGCGAGCTGGGACCAGCGCTGCCATTGCGATCGCTCCTGGGCACGCGCCTGGCAGAGAAGGACGAAGCAAAACCCAGTCAGAGCCTCCCCTGACAGCGCCCATCCCAGTCCAGAGCGGCGGGCACAGGGCTCCCAGCCTTTTGCTCAGGGGGTGTCGGGAGGTCTCCTTGGGGCACTGCAGCCTGGCTCAGGCAGGTGAGGAACTGATGGATGCAGCCTGGGTGCAGGGCCCGCAGACCCCGCGCTCCCCAGCACCTCCCgcctgcagaggagcagggccGGCCGGTCACCGCTCTCCACATCAAgggcacagcagctgagcagctcaCGGGGCCCTCGCCCTGAGCCATTATATTAATATCAGAGCTTACACCAGGACGAGAGCTCAGCCAGGCTAAATACCTCGCACACAAGGGCTAACGAATGCACAGCAGCCCTCAGGGATCCCCGTCAGCCCAGCCTAACCCGGAGGGGATTTTTCTCCAGGGTGTGCAGAACATCCCCCCCCGCCCCGTttcaaataaaagaaggaaagcaaTGGGTAGAGCCCAAAAGAACTGATGGAAAGGAAGGGCTCAGGGGTAGCCAAGGAGAAGCCAGTTAGAGGAAACAAACCTTGCGCCATGCCCTGTGTACAGCATCCAAGGAGAAGCTCAGCAGCAGGGTGCTGGGAGGATGTCCAGCAGATGTCCCAACCCAGTCCTCCCAGAACAGAAGAATGTGAAAGTCAAAGACAAGAGCCAACCTATTTCacctgcccagagctgctgggaagtgAAATGCCCTGAGGGGGTAATGACTCACAGATTAGGAAGGGCTTTGTACACCCATGTTAATCCTTCACTGTGTCCTTTGGATTACAGCAGCCAGTGAGGAGTGTGGATGCAGGCAGAGCCAGCTAGTTTGCTTCCTCCCAGCCTCACCCATGAACAGCCACTGGTTGCCAGATATGGGGAAAATACAAGGATTTTTGGGATCAAATGTAAGGTTTAGAGTTGCTTGCAAGTGGTTGTGCACAGACAGGAGAGAGGAACAGTGAGCGATGTTGTCTAGGATGGAAAAGCTGGTGAGAACCACCCGTGTCTCATCATCAGTGATGCAGAATGGGGCTGCACGTGGCCAGGGGTGCCCACCAGCTTTCCCCAGTTAGGAGCAcagactggaaagcagcaagtaAGGAGCTCCAGACATCACCTCTGATAGGATGAAGACTAACCAGTTACTGAGGCAGCTAAAGCTCTGCAGCAACACAAACATAGTTGTTCAGACCAAGAGTATTATGAGACCAGGAGAAGATAACAAATCTGTAATCCACAACTCACCATATAAAGACAAAAGTGAACAGCTGCCCAAAAATCCCCATCAGGAAAAAGCACTTTGACACcgagctctgccagctcccagcccctcactgcCCTACAACCTCCAAGTCTTTATGGAGTCAGTTTGGCCAGATACAGGAATTTTTGCTGTGCAGCTGGGTAAACCTATAGCAGACCCTGGGGTTGGTAACCTAAATTAATCAGAAATGTTGATGTGATGAAGAGAGGACACTTCATACTCACAGATGGTCCTGCTGGGATAAAGCTAACTAGAGCAATTACATGGTGAGTTCGGACTGCAGGGTCCCACATGACTTTGGGAGGTGACAAAAGGTGGGCAGTTTATATAAACCCCTCTatgccagccccagctgggagaggaagggCATCCTCTTCAGCTGGCATCTTCCTCAGCCAGCCTGGATATGCCAGGCTCATCCTTAGCCAGCACTGACCCCAATACCACAGGGAAGGCGCTGGCAAAGCTCACACATATGAGTAATTCACAAATTCCTAGAAGTTTCTACAACCAACAACTCTCTTTCTCCAGCTGTAGAAACAGATGCACCATTTCTAGAGATTTTGGATTTctggcccaggcagcagccagctccaaaagagaggaaggaggacCTAAGAAGCTTTGTGAAACCTTGTGCAGCAACACCTGGATCTCTGCTCCTCATCTTGCCCTCCTCCACAAGAAGGGGCAAAGAAAGCAGATGAAATACAAGGGCTTCGTTCAGGCTGGTACagccatgggatgggatgagcatGCTGTTAAAGAGTGCTGCATCCTATGGTGCTGTGCTTCCTCCTGGCTCCCACATGGGAGCTCAtgtcagctggagctgtggcagagccTCTTGCACAGAGTGCATCACGGCTGGACCGTGCAGCTCAGAGCCTGGGCAGTGTTTGCTGCTGGCTCCACAGCGCCCGAACAGAGTATCAGCAGCTAAAGCCACATCAATTCCTGCAACTGGTGCTTAATCACAAGGAAAGTATTTCCATAGAGGATAAAGGCTACCAGTCTGAGCACACACATTTGAGAAAGGGAAagtaaatgcttttatttgcaGTAAATGGCTGCAAGTGGGAGACCCATGGCCTTGGATCGTAGACGGATCCATGGAACTCACACAAAATTGCACTCACAGATCTTCTTCTGCTTAAAATTTGAGAATTTTTCTGGTAGATTCAAGGACCTCAGCAACAACGGGCAGCATTcctgaggcaggagctgcctgaggGAGCCATTTTTGCCCATTATGAGCTCGTGGGGGTTTTGCCTGTTGAAGTCTAAACTGTGCTTCACTGCTTCCAGGCCAGTCTGTTCTCCGGTTTTCATTCTCCAGCTTGGATTTCTCCAGTTGTCCTTGGAGAATAAAGATCTTCTGCTTCAGCCTCTCCATGTTTATTTCAGCATCCAGAACCCGCTGGCTCATTAGCTGAAGATGACACTCACTCTGCTGGGCTAAGGACTGGAGCTCTCGGACTTCCCTCTCTCGTTCAGCCTGGCTGGCCTTCAGCTGATCCTGCAGGCTCGACGCCATGCACACCTGTCTCTTCAAGTTGTACTGGAAGGTGTTTAACATTCTCCTGACCATGGCATTGTCCTTCCTGAGCGCAGCATTCTCACCCTCGAGCCTGTCATACTGCTTCCTGAGCATGTCGTATTCCTCCCTGGGCATGACATCCTCCCCCACGAGCACAGCACTGTCGTCCTTGAGCTCTTTGAACACCTGCCTGAGTGCAAAGTTCTCCGACATGAGCACGAGGTTCACATTCCTGAGCATTTCATTCTCTGACCTGAGGAGGATGTTCTCCTGCCTGAGCGACTCGTAGGTCGGCTGCAGGGACGGGGACTCCCTGTCCTCGCTGTCCTCCTCGTGCAGCACGTGGGGCTCCGCTCCCGTGCTGCTCTCTGGGTGTCCCACATAATGGTCACCAGCACAGGCCCATGTGGCAGTGGCCTCTGTCCCCAGGTGCTGGCCTGAGCTATGCTGGAAAGATTCATGGAAGCCACTTGGTGCTGTGCTGGCCTTTAGGAGAGCAGGCCCCCTCTGATGCCCAGGAAGGTGATAGGTCGGGCTGGGCTCCTCATCTCCAGCCAAACTGTCAGACATTCCCATGTCTTCATAAAATGGTTCCTGAAACTCCTGATCTTCCTCCTCAAACTCCAGTGCAGGCTTGGCCAACCCCACTCGTTTATCTTTCACCATGTAAGAGAGCCTGGGTTCTCCCAGATCCTCTGTCTGATTGTCATCTCTGCTATCATTGCTCTTGGACAAGGGTGAAGGACGCTCAGAGTGGCCGGAGTTCCCTGATTCTTCActgtcatcatcatcaccaccaTCTTCATCATCACCTTCCAAGCCTTGAGATTCTGGATGGACCATCATCATTAGCCCAAAGATGCTAAATGGCTGCGGCATTTTTCAGGAtgctctgggctgcagcaaGCAGGAGAATCCGGATTGTCCTCCTGGAGTGCAGGCCGTGCAGGCCATTGACACTGATGAGCAGCGTGCCACcttctgcagcctcagcagggcttGGTGTGGCCACCAAAATCCCTCTGTTTAGAACACCAGGATGttcaggagggagaggagaaccACATACCTCTGCATCTTGTCTCTGGGGACAACTGGAACCACCAACATTCCAAGGTCTGTGATGTCATCGAGTTCCATGTGTGCTGAGCTGTCAGAagcaggggagagggaggaagcaatCAACTGCTGTCCTGATTCTGTCTAGGTCTGCATTAATTTTCTTCGTAGTAGCCAGCACAGTGCTGTGTGTTGGATTTAGTACGAGAACAAGGCTGATAACACAGACATGTTGGAGTTGTTGGTGAGTAGTGGATTACTCTAAGCCAAGGACTTCTCTGTTGCCCATGCTCTGTCAGTGAGGAGCTGTGCAAGAATCcaggagggagcatggccaggacagctggtccaaactggccaaagggatattccatgccATAGAACATCATGCCCAGTATGTAACTGGGGGAGTTAACTGGAAGGGACTGATGACTCTCTGGGGACGCGCTGTTCGTcagtcagtgggtggtgagtAATTGGGTTGTGCATCACTTATTTCTCTTTGGTCCTgttattctctctctctctgctcattattactattactactattattattgataataatagtaatatGATTCccatatttattattattatattttgtttcaattataaaattgttcttatctcaacccacaaaaagtttaccttttttttcaatttccctcctgcctggggctgggggcagtgagagggagagaggggctgAGTGATACATAAGTTGCctgctggggttaaaccacaacaactGCAAATGTGTTTTTGGCAGCAGGGGGATAAGCTGTcttcctggctgcagagctgacCCCAGCTTGGGGATGCTGCCAGTGGGCAGAGAGCAGCTCATGAAGCCACCTGAGACCTGCAGTGCAAAGGAGGGACAGGGACCATCCAGCCCGGGTAGCAGCATGAGTCGGAGGGGACAACCCTGTCCCACAGGGTACCGAGACATGTCCACCAGCAAGGTCAAGCCACTGGCATTTTGGTGGGGGCTCACCCTGGACAGGGGCAGGAGACATCACCAGCACTTTGGCCAGAGGCACCACTCCAAGCTGAACGGCCAGTGAAGGGTCCACACTGTGGTGTTGCCAATCTGATTCAtcccctgctgccagctggcacagggaagTGTTAGTAATACCGAGTGCCACAAACTCAGAGCGGCACGAGCCAGGAGAcgaacaaaaataaacacatttccCACTTCCACCCCAACACACCCCCACAGCGCGTGGTGCCGCCATGGGAAGGACAGATAGGCAGGGGAGGAGCCCTGCGCTGGGGACTGCTACCACATTGGGTCACTCATTgtccctcctcagcagctggtgGCCCAGGGCCACCACTGACATCCCTGATGGCAAAATTGATGCCGCCAGCTTGGCAAGGCCAGGGGCCTTACCAGGAGCCCAAATCCTATGCAAACGTAGTTCAAATGGCTGTGAAAAGGTCCCATTGCAACTTGGAAACCTGGAACACAAATGGAATGAAAGGGGAAGGCTCAGAGGTGTCTCCAGCAGAAGGGGATTATATTCATATCCTGAACGGGCAGCTGCCTGTCACATGGACAAGGGGGAGGAAAGCCTGGCTGAGGACAGAGACACGAATCCAGAGCATGCCTGAGGACATTTCTTGGAGCTTGTTCTGCCTCCTGGGACCCACATGTGGAGGAGGAAGCTGCAGGGTCAGTGGCAACTCCTATGGAGTGGGATGAAACCAAGCTAGTGGGTGCAGCAAGGAGAGATGCTAGGCAGGAGGCGGCATGCATCCctttccatccctctgctgcctGCGCCAGGTATACATGAACACCCATGTATTTCACGGCCTGCAGAAGCCCCCAGCactctgggaagctgctgcagcacgGACATCACAGCCACTGCCTTGCAGCATTGAAACTGTCAGCCAGGTGGGTCTCCAGgggccagcagctgcctccagccccaaaGCATGCGCTACCCTTCCCTGTTTCCCAACCACTTTCCCCCTCCTGTGTCTTAGATTGAGCGATGCCAGGACACCACCACGGTGCTGCAGTCATCTCCTCCTTCCCGTGTGACACcgtgctccagcagcacaagcCATCACACCAGCCCACACTGCCACCCCGGTTCTGCTCTGGCCCTGAGCAGACACGTggggctgcactgctgctgtgcctttccAAGGGATCTGCAGGCTAATAAGGTCAAGGCGCTTGGTGCCGGGGCAATGCCTCCATCGCTGCATCCCTGTACACAGCGCAGCACCTCGCACATCCTGGTCTttctccagcccctgccagagTAGATCATATATTGTCAATCCTTCCTTAAATTTGCAATGGAAGAGTCTCatgaaacagaacagaaaagtcCATGCTAAAGCACTCCCCCACTTCTCTTTTTATAACAACCGTATCTGGTGCTCTGGGACATACACTGTGAGCGACAACGATGGAAAAATCCCAGGGTATTTTTACACTCCTAGTCTTTGCTTTATCTGGAGTTGTCTGGCAAATGCTTCCCTCCTGTCTGTGGTCAATACCGCAGCCGCTGGTTGCGCTCCGCTTTGTGCCTTTGTCCCTGTTACCGGCTCTGTAGCACCGGCTGGCTTGGGATCAGCATCCACAGACCCATCCTGCCAGCTCGGGCACGCTGACAACACGGCAGACGAACTTCTCGCCTCTTGGGGAGTCAGGGCGGAAACACCCACAGCTGAGAAGGGACCTCTTTGCCTTTTTGCAGAGCCTTGCAGACCCACAGCATTCTGTGTGTCCTCGCCATCCTCTTTGTAACTCCATCTCCTCTGCTATTGCTCATGAATATTCCCAGGGTTTGTGCCAGGGCTCACAGGGCAGCTTGGTGCCATGGGGGGCTGTCCTGCCACACGAGTCAGCGGCCGAGCTCTCGCTCCTCTGTGCCGGCAGGGCAGGGTGCCAGGCGCTGTACGAGCACACGCGAAGGCACAGTCACCGTGCAGGAGAGTTTTACCATATTAAAAAGGCAAGTGACATATGGAAGGTGAGGGGAGGAAGCTGTAATCAACTCTATACCATTTTTATATACACACTTCTGCCTTTTCGTTCAATAATTATAAATAGATTAAGTGCCAAGAGTCCCCATCTGCCCCTCAAGGCATGATCTGCTGACCAGTTTCCCTCTCCAAAAGAGGATTTTATTCATGTGCCCCTGCCCGGTTTATATTTTGGAGTCGAGTGAGAAGGGgggatattttttccccctgtgaaGCTCTGGAGCCTGAGGATGGgtaatatgaaaacaaaacaaaatgatttGAAGTTAAACCATCTCAGTGTGTGACTCAGAGCTATTCATAGCTCCCTGAAGCCAGCTGCAGCAACGGAGCCAGAAGGATTCTGCCCGTATTATTATTCCAATTACCATCTGAATTAAAAGTTTGAGCAGTGATCAGCCCACATGCTgatgggagggggagagaagaaagcgaagagagaaggagagaaagagtgagagggagaaaaaaacacataaaaatggGAACCACACAAAGGTCCCCAGGATGACAAAGTCGGGAAGAGGCACAGAAAGGTGACAGCAtcacctcctgcctgctcccacaCCACCCCAGcgatccctgctgctgctgcactgtcCAGACAATGGCGCTGCAAGAacagctgcctgctccccaGCATCTTGGACTAGAGGGGGGATACCCCGCAGTGGGGCTGGTGGGATTGGCGCTAGCATTCACCCACTCTTCTCTGGCCAAAATGGGTCTGGGGGTACAagacagaggggctgggggttgACTGAGCAGGATTGGAAGGAGAGGATGGTGCTGGAGTGGCAGCTGGGGAGAAGTCCCTGCTTTTTCTTGCTGAGCGAGGTAGGTGGGTGTTATTCTTTGTAGCTGGCatcagaggaaaaattaaatgctcAGAAGGCCCCTGGCCTTCCCTGGGTGGCGTTCTTGGCCAAAAAGGAATGGAGATTTTGTAGTAGCCAGGGTGCAGACCGCATCCCACCTGCTCCTGAGGAAACACAGGGGCTGACATACGCCCAGCACCCTGCCTGCCAAAGCCACAGACTGGACCCTGGAGGGTTGATGCAAAACCTGcaagagctgaaaaactgaaggCTCTGGGCTGTCCCTGAGGTCCTCATAACCCAGGCAGATGCATTATGCTCAGGtcagctcctccagcttccCAGCACAACTGCACAGTGCAAAGGGCATCTTCCCTAATCCCCTCCTCCTTGGAATTCCCTTCACTGGGCGTCCTGCCCTGTGGGAGCCCTGATGTAAGGCCATTCCCAGCAGCATCCATGTGCTTCAGCATCTTTTCAGCACAAAGTGCCTGGCCATGCAGGGTGTCTTGATGGCTTTTGGCTACTCAGGGGACAAGGATAATTATCGGTGTGCAGGAAAGGGGGGCAAGGGTGGCTCACGTcatctgcctgcctgctgcagtTGTGCTCTtgacagggcagggatggactgCCAGTGACTCTGCCAAGCGCCCAGCAAGGCAGGTGCCTGCAAATAGTTTATGAATGATGATAACAACAGTGACAGCAGCAAGGGCGAGCAATAACCAGGGCAAAGCCTGCTCTGCGGCAAGCCCCCGATCGAGAGAGGCTGCAGCCGCTGCTCCGCACCCAGCTGCCGCACGACAGCTGagttcccagcctggcctggctgctgaGCACTAACCCATcagtgacagggaaaaaaacctccctTCACCCCCCTTGTCACTATGCTAACAAGGAGCTGAGCAGAGTCACGAGCCTCCTGAAAGGGCCCCAGCTTCTCCCCTTTCAGCCATGCCTGCTAGGCACCagaaacagagcagagggagcatcCCAGGTAAGCTGCAAAACCGCATTCCCGCGGATCAAGTATTCCACTACAGGTTTGCTGACTTGTATTGCTGCAGCTTGATCCGTCAGGTTTAACCAATACATCTGGAAAGTGTCAAGACTAAGTGCTTCCCAACTCACGTACGAAGgaccttttccccctccttcccctaCCCCCCAGCTCTCTGACAGGGTGGGGCTGCCATCGCGGGCAGGacggggctgggggagagcaGTGAGAAGCGGGACACGGCGGCTGCATCTGCACACTGCCAGGACTGCGATATCCCCCCCGCCATCACTACGGGTTGCTGCCATACCCCTGCTCCTCCGGGCTGCGACAGTCGCTCCCGCTGGCATCCTGCCTGCTCACCTGCCTGTCGCCTGCTGGCACTCGGTGCTGCCCGCAACTTCTGCCCGCTCACCTCCACCCAGGCACGAGGCTCTTTCTTGCTGGTGGGAACAACGGgaacaggagaggagaggacttCTGGGGCCGCTGTGTCTGGTCCCGTGGCAGGCACCGCCTCTTCGTAATGCCATCGAGCTTTTCAGAGGGATGAAGCGCCTGTCTGCCCAGCCTCTGGGATCCCCAGTGCCCTCCAGCCCCGCACTCAGCGTGCTGCTGGCGGGGCCGATCTATACAGCTCTCCCGGGGCTTTACCCTCCTCTACACCAGAGTCACTTTCGACATCCACTTGCTCTAAGACTCCTTTCAGCTGGTCAGTCTGCGCGGGTGCTTAAGCAGGCTGCCAGCAGAAAGGGAGCGGGcgagaggagaggggagagcaaAGCTGAAGGCAGGGGAAAGGAgaacaggcagcagagaggcagctggGACAAGGCCAGCAGCTCATTGTACCAATGCTGGTGCCGCTtgccagggagggaaggaggtgaGGAGAGGTGTCAGGGTCGTTTCTCTGAGCCTTTTGCAGGGGACAGAATGGAGGATGCTGCTTCCCTCATTATCGAACAGCACCAGGCTCCCTCTGAAGTGTTTCAGGAGAAATGTTGCCATAGAAATAAAACAGCCGTCCAGATTGTGAGGGGCAGACCCACTGCCATGGTGGCAGGAGCGTGGGCAGAGCGGTGGCAGGAGCCCCTGGCTGGCAGCGAGGGGGGGTGCGGGGCTGGAGGGTATCTTGTTCTCCATCCTCCACTCTCTAATTTCCAGTGAGA from Corvus hawaiiensis isolate bCorHaw1 chromosome 4, bCorHaw1.pri.cur, whole genome shotgun sequence harbors:
- the LOC125325305 gene encoding LOW QUALITY PROTEIN: uncharacterized protein LOC125325305 (The sequence of the model RefSeq protein was modified relative to this genomic sequence to represent the inferred CDS: inserted 3 bases in 2 codons) is translated as MPQPFSIFGLMMMVHPESQGLEGDDEDGGDDDDSEESGNSGHSERPSPLSKSNDSRDDNQTEDLGEPRLSYMVKDKRVGLAKPALEFEEEDQEFQEPFYEDMGMSDSLAGDEEPSPTYHLPGHQRGPALLKASTAPSGFHESFQHSSGQHLGTEATATWACAGDHYVGHPESSTGAEPHVLHEEDSEDRESPSLQPTYESLRQENILLRSENEMLRNVNLVLMSENFALRQVFKELKDDSAVLVGEDVMPREEYDMLRKQYDRLEGENAALRKDNAMVRRMLNTFQYNLKRQVCMASSLQDQLKASQAEREREVRELQSLAQQSECHLQLMSQRVLDAEINMERLKQKIFILQGQLEKSKLENENXGEQTGLEAVKHSLDFNRQNPHELIMGKNGSLRQLXASGMLPVVAEVLESTRKILKF